A window of Malania oleifera isolate guangnan ecotype guangnan chromosome 5, ASM2987363v1, whole genome shotgun sequence contains these coding sequences:
- the LOC131156457 gene encoding B-box zinc finger protein 21 produces the protein MKIQCDGCNKEEASVFCTADEAALCDGCDRRVHHANKLAGKHLRFSLLRPSLKDSPLCDICQERRAFLFCREDRAILCIDCDASIHKANEHTQKHSRFLLAGIKLSPSSSLYRPISTSTSQISQLQKPIDDSSSSDHEAKVPSAVEKKSNSSTIQDENQICQVGASVSTSSIAEYLIKTLPGWQVDDFLDPSPVQASLGFCKTGGDLPLFMDDNLESNLGSFPSEDLGLWVPQIPPNTNFTHATVINGFNELEEAIITKKGSRKLSDDCFTVPQVSKKSRQFW, from the exons atgaagaTCCAATGCGACGGGTGTAACAAAGAAGAAGCCTCCGTGTTCTGCACGGCGGACGAAGCTGCCCTGTGCGACGGCTGCGACCGCCGCGTCCACCACGCCAACAAGCTCGCCGGCAAACACCTCCGCTTCTCCCTCCTCCGCCCTTCCCTCAAGGACTCCCCCCTCTGCGACATATGCCAG GAGAGAAGGGCATTCCTGTTCTGCAGAGAAGACAGAGCGATTCTGTGCATAGACTGCGACGCTTCGATCCACAAGGCCAACGAGCACACGCAGAAACACAGCAGATTTCTTCTTGCGGGGATCAAGCTCTCCCCGTCGTCTTCCCTCTACCGCCCAATTTCCACATCGACATCCCAAATCTCCCAACTGCAGAAACCCATTGACGATTCCAGCTCCTCTGATCACGAAGCGAAAGTACCTTCCGCCGTTGAGAAGAagtcaaattcatcaacaatcCAGGACGAAAATCAAATATGCCAAGTGGGTGCTTCGGTTTCCACCAGCAGCATAGCAGAGTACTTGATAAAGACATTGCCCGGATGGCAAGTCGATGACTTTCTCGATCCTTCTCCTGTTCAAGCTTCCCTTGGTTTCTGTAAG ACTGGTGGTGATCTTCCTCTGTTCATGGACGATAATTTGGAGAGCAATCTGGGTTCTTTCCCGTCAGAAGATCTGGGGTTGTGGGTACCCCAAATTCCTCCTAATACTAATTTTACTCACGCGACTGTGATTAATGGATTCAACGAGTTAGAAGAAGCAATCATCACCAAGAAAGGCAGCCGGAAATTGAGTGATGACTGCTTCACAGTTCCTCAGGTGAGTAAGAAGTCCAGGCAATTCTGGTAA